A window of Castanea sativa cultivar Marrone di Chiusa Pesio chromosome 1, ASM4071231v1 contains these coding sequences:
- the LOC142621682 gene encoding strychnine-10-hydroxylase-like, with translation MLFSHPFFTNSMASIFTIFMFIFFLIWISRRVQRTATKKRSVLPEAGGAWPLIGHLHQLGGSQPAHIALGNMAEKYGPIFTIWLGVHQTIIVSSWEIAKECFTTNDKAFANRPKGLALEILGYNYAMIGFSPYGPFWRQVRKMATLEVLSNHRLETLKHIREAEVNDSIKEIHKLLVKNNKVFLEIERWLGYTALNVICRMVVGQRFGKAATKVENDRNDQCRKALREFMDLSGEFVVSDALPYLRWLDVGGSEKAMKKTAKELDDVAEEWLKAHKQRKISGGVKEHQDFMDVMLSIVTDDDETSNYDVDTIVKATCLALILAASDTSTITLTWALSLLLNNPETLTKSQEELDIHIGRERQVKESDMKNLVYLQAILKETMRLYPAAPLLVPHESMEDCTLVGYHVPAGTRLIVNLPKLHRDPNVWVDPNEFRPERFLTTHKDVDVRGQNFELIPFGSGRRMCPGISFALQVTQLTLATLLHAFEISSPSDEPVDMTEKGGLTNQKATPLDVYLTPRLHAQIYA, from the exons ATGCTCTTCTCCCACCCATTCTTCACAAATTCTATGGCTAGCATATTCACCATTTTCATGTtcatattttttctaatatgGATATCAAGAAGAGTTCAAAGAACTGCTACTAAAAAGAGATCAGTTCTACCAGAAGCTGGTGGGGCTTGGCCTTTGATTGGCCACCTCCACCAGTTAGGAGGGTCACAACCGGCTCATATAGCCTTGGGTAACATGGCTGAAAAGTATGGACCAATCTTCACAATTTGGTTGGGTGTGCATCAAACAATAATAGTAAGCAGTTGGGAGATAGCCAAAGAGTGTTTTACTACCAATGACAAAGCCTTTGCCAACCGTCCTAAAGGTTTAGCTCTAGAAATCTTGGGCTACAACTATGCCATGATTGGGTTCAGCCCTTATGGTCCCTTCTGGCGCCAAGTGAGAAAAATGGCCACGCTAGAGGTCCTCTCAAACCACCGCCTTGAAACGCTCAAACACATTCGAGAGGCTGAGGTAAATGATTCTATAAAAGAGATACATAAGCTATTGGTCAAGAACAACAAGGTGTTTTTGGAGATTGAGAGATGGCTAGGGTACACAGCCCTAAACGTAATATGTAGGATGGTTGTAGGACAACGATTTGGTAAGGCAGCGACCAAGGTTGAGAATGATAGAAATGATCAGTGCCGAAAGGCATTGAGAGAGTTTATGGATTTGAGTGGAGAGTTTGTGGTCTCAGATGCACTTCCATATCTAAGGTGGTTGGACGTGGGGGGAAGCGAGAAAGCCATGAAGAAAACTGCCAAAGAATTGGATGATGTGGCTGAAGAATGGCTAAAGGCGCATAAGCAGAGGAAAATTTCTGGTGGGGTGAAGGAACACCAAGATTTTATGGATGTAATGCTATCCATTGTCACTGACGATGATGAGACTTCCAATTATGATGTTGATACAATCGTCAAAGCTACATGCCTG GCCCTTATCTTAGCGGCTTCAGACACATCAACAATAACATTGACATGGGCTCTCTCTTTACTTCTCAACAACCCTGAGACCTTAACAAAATCTCAAGAAGAATTAGACATCCATATTGGTCGAGAAAGGCAAGTGAAGGAATCAGATATGAAAAATTTGGTATATCTCCAAGCTATCCTCAAAGAAACAATGCGTTTATACCCTGCTGCACCACTCCTAGTGCCACACGAATCAATGGAAGACTGTACTTTGGTTGGTTACCACGTCCCAGCAGGCACACGACTTATTGTTAATCTTCCAAAACTCCATCGAGACCCAAATGTGTGGGTGGATCCTAATGAATTTCGACCTGAAAGATTTCTTACAACTCACAAGGATGTTGATGTTAGAggccaaaattttgaattgataCCATTTGGTAGCGGTAGAAGAATGTGCCCTGGGATCTCATTTGCCTTGCAAGTTACGCAACTCACACTTGCTACTTTGTTGCATGCTTTTGAAATTTCAAGCCCATCAGATGAACCTGTGGACATGACAGAGAAAGGTGGACTTACAAACCAAAAAGCTACCCCGCTTGACGTCTATCTCACTCCTCGCCTTCATGCTCAGATATATGCATAA
- the LOC142641401 gene encoding zinc finger BED domain-containing protein RICESLEEPER 2-like, whose amino-acid sequence MDSSTTQLDGSTATQANGATTTQEVATATQAEATNGELPPVPPSVVSKTGNGRKKSLAWNHFEKVKVDEDVTMAVCNCCKKSYRVDSKSYGTSNLLAHEIICPKNPNREDKRQKTLAFEPKNDGDEGFKLVSTTFSIEASRKALAEMIVIDELPFRCVKGYGFKIYVNTLQPKLHLKDIPSHQTEARDVIGIYNSEREKLRKSLKGCRVCVTTDTWTSIQNLNYMCLTCNFIDDAWKLHKRILNFCQVEDHKGETIGRKIKMSSREWGIDGIFTLIVDNASSNLTTIKFLQRVTKDWNVAVLENEFMHMRCCAHILNLIVGEGLKEIDGSIARVREAVGYVKSSPNRNQTFRNFMERLGMESKSLLCLDVPTRWNSTYLMLETAEKFEKVFLRMDFEDDGY is encoded by the coding sequence ATGGATTCCTCCACTACACAACTTGATGGTTCCACCGCCACCCAAGCTAATGGTGCTACTACCACCCAAGAGGTTGCTACTGCAACCCAAGCTGAAGCTACTAATGGTGAGTTGCCCCCAGTTCCACCTAGTGTAGTGAGTAAGACTGGTAATGGTAGGAAAAAGTCTTTAGCTTGGaatcattttgaaaaagtaaaggtAGATGAGGATGTCACTATGGCTGTATgtaattgttgtaaaaaatcaTATCGTGTTGATAGTAAGAGTTATGGTACTAGTAATTTGTTAGCTCATGAGATAATCTGTCCCAAGAACCCTAATAGAGAAGATAAAAGGCAGAAAACCTTAGCTTTTGAACCCAAAAATGATGGAGATGAAGGGTTCAAACTTGTGTCAACAACTTTTTCTATTGAGGCTTCTAGAAAGGCACTAGCTGAAATGATTGTAATTGATGAGTTGCCTTTTAGGTGTGTTAAGGGTTATGGGTTTAAGATATATGTAAATACCTTACAACCTAAGCTCCATCTAAAGGATATTCCATCTCATCAAACTGAGGCTAGAGATGTGATTGGAATTTataatagtgagagagagaagctaAGGAAGTCCTTGAAGGGTTGTAGGGTGTGTGTTACTACGGACACATGGACTTCtatacaaaatttgaattatatgtgTCTCACATGTAACTTTATTGATGATGCTTGGAAGTTACAtaagagaattttaaatttttgtcaagTTGAAGATCATAAGGGGGAGACTATAGGTAGAAAAATTAAGATGTCTTCGCGTGAGTGGGGTATTGATGGCATATTCACTTTGATAGTGGATAATGCGAGCTCCAATTTAACcacaattaaatttttgcaaAGGGTAACAAAAGATTGGAATGTGGCAGTTTTAGAAAATGAGTTCATGCACATGAGGTGTTGTGCCCATATCCTAAATCTCATTGTTGGGGAGggtttgaaagaaattgatgGATCTATTGCTAGGGTGCGTGAAGCTGTGGGGTATGTGAAGTCCTCGCCCAATAGAAATCAAACTTTTAGGAATTTTATGGAGAGGTTAGGTATGGAGTCCAAGAGTCTTCTTTGTCTAGATGTACCTACTAGGTGGAACTCAACTTACCTTATGCTAGAAACTGctgaaaaatttgagaaagtaTTCCTTAGGATGGACTTTGAAGATGATGGTTATTAA